Proteins from a single region of Apis mellifera strain DH4 linkage group LG7, Amel_HAv3.1, whole genome shotgun sequence:
- the LOC413493 gene encoding inhibitor of nuclear factor kappa-B kinase subunit epsilon, whose amino-acid sequence MSFLRGSTNFVWCTTSVLGKGATGAVFQGVNKNNGEPVAVKTFNQLSHMRPHDVQMREFEVLKKVNHENIVQLLAIEEEQDGRGTVIVMELCTGGSLFNILDDPENTYGLAESEFLLVLEHLTAGMKHLRDNNLVHRDLKPGNIMKFIADDGSTIYKLTDFGAARELQEDQQFVSLYGTEEYLHPDIYERAVLRKPVGKTFGATVDLWSIGVTLYHVATGNLPFRPFGGRRNKETMFYIITKKASGVISGVQTSENGPIEWSRELPQNCQLSTGLKKIVTPLLAGLLEVDPQKIWSFERFFSEVTDTLCRKRIHIFNIHKGSLIKIFLHPEEKLTALQVHIQDQTDIAPHAQILLFGDTFLTNIIEESTSGKGYPNTSENKPLMLFSRENNNVDLPVDTELPKFPVFANLVSVENDASQAKVACSVGYVCKRRIDKLVLCSKLSQDAIEAFSGLVSTELTRLLEKCQHSKEFTKAVEDTTIAIERSENLAWQVSRKLGRQNTLEIKNWKKELDMKSKELLTELAPAVVQLHQRYVKEGSLRGEWDNIIRGLWCPWFNKASQKAATLVDRLRDGWQHLLRDRATRGLTYNDEQFHVLERIKVTSTGQRIKNLLETFCIPSMISRSECVADWYKMAQTVFLQTQILDKDVDNYEHILEAFSYRLSHESKERYENFVHLIDRFPEKLKTIEKTNSPAQESTKKWKNICVMQEQIAMILYKNGLLIDQLDRLSTLDTLEDTDDSEYTSL is encoded by the exons atgtctttTTTACGTGGATCAACGAATTTTGTATGGTGTACGACTAGTGTTCTTGGTAAAGGTGCAACTGGAGCAGTTTTTCAAGgagtaaataaaaacaatggaGAACCAGTTGCAGTTAAAACATTCAATCAGCTAAGTCATATGCGACCACATGATGTACAAATGCGAGAATTTGAAGttcttaaaaaagtaaatcatgaaaatattgttcaattattAGCAATTGAGGAAGAACAAGATGGTCGTGGTACAGTGATTGTTATGGAACTGTGTACTGGGGGTAGTCTCTTCAATATTTTAGATGATCCAGAAAATACTTATGGACTAGCAGAAAGTGAATTTTTGTTAGTATTAGAGCATTTAACTGCTGGAATGAAACACTTAcgtgataataatttagtaCATAGAGATTTAAAACCag gtaatataatgaaattcattgCGGATGATGGTAgtacaatttataaacttaCTGACTTTGGTGCTGCTAGAGAATTACAAGAAGATCAACAGTTTGTTTCTTTGTATGGTACAGAAGAATATTTACATCCAGATATATATGAAAGAGCAGTTTTACGTAAACCTGTGGGCAAAACATTTGGAGCAACTGTAGACTTATGGTCTATAGGTGTAACATTATATCATGTAGCTACAGGAAACTTACCATTTAGACCATTTGGTGGACggagaaataaagaaacaatgttttatattattacaaaaaaagctTCTGGTGTTATATCAGGTGTACAAACTTCTGAAAATGGACCTATTGAATGGAGTAGAGAATTACCACAAAATTGTCAACTGAGTActggtttaaaaaaaattgtaactcCATTATTAGCTGGTTTATTAGAAGTTGATCCTCAAAAAATATGGagttttgaaagatttttttcagaagTAACAGATACTCTTTGTAGAaaacgtatacatatatttaatatacataaaggtagcctcataaaaatattcttgcatCCTGAAGAAAAATTGACTGCACTACAAGTACATATACAAGATCAAACTGATATTGCACCTCATGCTCAGATACTTCTTTTTGGAGatacatttttaacaaatatcataGAAGAATCTACTTCTGGAAAAGGTTATCCAAATACATCTGAAAACAAAccattaatgttattttctagagaaaataataatgttgatTTACCTGTGGATACAGAATTACCTAAATTCCCAGTATTTGCAAATTTAGTATCTGTTGAAAATGATGCTAGTCAAGCAAAAGTAGCTTGTTCTGTTGGCTATGTCtgtaaaagaagaattgataaattagtaTTATGTAGTAAACTATCACAGGATGCAATAGAAGCTTTTAGTGGACTTGTCTCAACAGAACTTACaagattattagaaaaatgtcAACATTCCAAAGAATTTACAAAAGCTGTAGAAGATACAACTATAGCAATAGAAAGAAGTGAAAATCTTGCCTGGCAAGTTTCTAGAAAACTTGGAAGACAAAACAccttagaaataaaaaattggaaaaaagaattagatatGAAGAGTAAAGAACTTCTAACTGAATTAGCTCCTGCAGTAGTACAACTTCATCAGag atatgTAAAAGAAGGCAGTTTGCGTGGTGAATGGGACAATATTATTCGTGGATTGTGGTGTCCATGGTTTAACAAAGCAAGTCAAAAAGCTGCTACTTTAGTCGACCGTTTACGAGATGGTTGGCAACATTTATTGAGAGATAGAGCTACTCGTGGTCTTACATACAATGATGAACAATTTCATGTTCTAGAACGAATAAag gTTACATCCACAggtcaaagaataaaaaatcttcttgAAACATTTTGTATTCCTTCTATGATAAGTCGATCTGAATGTGTTGCTGATTGGTATAAAATGGCACAAACGGTTTTCTTACAAACTCAAATTTTAGACAAAGATGTAGATAATTATGAACATATATTAGAGGCATTTTCTTATCGTTTATCGCACGAAAGTAAAGAACGATACgaaaattttgtacatttaaTAGACAGATTTccagagaaattaaaaactattgaaaaaaCTAATTCACCTGCTCAAGAAAGtacaaaaaaatggaaaaatatttgtgttatGCAAGAACAAATTGCAatgattctatataaaaatggtTTACTTATAGATCAACTCGATCGTTTATCAACACTCGACACTTTAGAGGATACAGATGATTCGGAATATACATCGCTctag